The following coding sequences lie in one Cannabis sativa cultivar Pink pepper isolate KNU-18-1 chromosome 5, ASM2916894v1, whole genome shotgun sequence genomic window:
- the LOC115717106 gene encoding protein LURP-one-related 11, whose translation MAKVYPNHNNDNQELEIIDISSKRETLTMWMKSLVMQGNGCTVYNDNGEVVYRIDNYDDKDSDKVYLMDLKGKVLFTILRKKIWMFRKWEGYKSNINGLDLIVDKPLFQVTKNCSWVLNLGQEFSCDVAYDNNIEAASHYRLEGSSGTSALRITNGKGGLVAEAKRKLSSSGVVLGDDVLSLIIEASVDNALVMALVVAYGLVQRKI comes from the exons ATGGCCAAAGTGTATCCTAATCATAATAATGATAATCAAGAGCTAGAGATAATTGATATTTCATCAAAGAGAGAAACTCTGACTATGTGGATGAAATCTCTTGTTATGCAAGGGAATGGTTGCACTGTGTATAATGATAATGGTGAAGTGGTTTATCGTATTGATAACTATGATGATAAGGATAGCGATAAAGTTTATCTCATGGATCTCAAGGGAAAAGTTCTCTTTACAATCCTAAGAAAA AAAATATGGATGTTTAGGAAGTGGGAAGGGTACAAAAGCAACATTAATGGTTTGGATTTGATTGTAGATAAACCATTATTTCAAGTAACCAAAAATTGTAGCTGGGTACTTAATCTTGGGCAAGAGTTTTCCTGTGACGTTGCTTATGATAACAATATTGAGGCTGCCAGTCACTATAGGTTAGAAGGCTCTTCTGGTACATCCGCTCTCAGAATAACAAATGGCAAAGGTGGATTAGTTGCAGAG GCAAAGAGAAAGTTGTCATCTTCAGGGGTAGTTTTGGGAGATGATGTTTTGAGTTTAATCATAGAGGCAAGTGTGGATAATGCTCTGGTTATGGCTCTTGTAGTCGCATATGGCTTAGTGCAACGAaagatataa